Genomic DNA from Peribacillus simplex:
GGTGGGTCGGAATCAAACGATACGGCTTTTAAACTAGCACGTTTTTATTGGAATTTAAAAGGTCGTCCAACAAAGAAAAAAATCTTATCGATAAGCCGTAGCTACCATGGTGCAACGGTTTCTGCTGGAACAGCAACTGGCATAGATGCTTTCCATAGTTTTGCAGGTTCAAGAGATGCCGATATGGTGAGGGCAAAATCACATTTGACTAATTGTGAGCTTGGCGATAAGAATGATCCGAACTATGAAGGATGCATTCGTGATGTCATCGAAAAAGAAGGAGCGGAAACCATCGCTGCCCTAATCCTTGAACCAATTCAAGGTGCAGGAGGAGTTCACGTTTCTCCTGATGGTTATTTAAAAGCAGTTAAAGCCCTGTGTGAAGAAAATGATATCCTGATGATTTCTGACGAAGTCATTTGTGGATTTGGCCGTACCGGAAAAATGTTCGGTGTCGATAACTGGGACGTTGTGCCTGATATCATGAGTGTAGCAAAAGGGATTACGAGCGGTTATGCCCAGCTTGGGGGCGTTTTGGTTAATAAAGAAATCAGAGATACTATCGTTCAATATGATCAAATTTTAGGTCATGGATTTACTTATAGCGGACATCCAACAGCTTGTGCCGTTGGATTGAAAACGATTGAAATTCTCGAACGCGACAACATTCTTGATAACGTTAACAAAATGGAGAAAGAGCTGAAGAAAGGGTTTGACTACTTAACGGATAAACACCGGTATTTCACGAAATCAAGAGCGGTCGGCTTGCTTGCCGGATTTGAGCTTCAGCAGGACCGTGACTTGGATGTACCATTTGCAGAATCAGTCAAACCAGCTTCGTTTGTCGTTAATCAGTGCTTCAAACACAAATTGATTTTAAGAGCTGCAGACTTTGAAAAGGGCAAGGATATTGTTGCCATTGCTCCGCCGCTTATCATTAATAAACAAGAAATATCGGAAATGATCAATATTATCGATACAGCAGTGACTGAATTTAATAAAACCATTAATTAAATGATTGGATTCATACAACATGCTAGAGAGCTAGAAGGCTTAGCCGCTCGATCTCTGGCATGTTTATTTTTAGACTGGAGGAACCAAGAATGGCGAACCAAACACTTGAAATCAGCAATAAGGTGAGTGAGTTTTTAAAAGGTAAGAAAAAGTTGTACATCGATGGAAAATTTGTGGAATCGTGTTCTTCAAAAACATTTGAAACAATTAATCCAGTTACTGAAGAAATATTGGCGACAGTCTATGAAGCGGGAGAAAAAGATATAGATTTGGCAGTTAAGGCAGCAAGGAAAGCATTTGATGAGGGGCCATGGTCAAAGATGAGTGCCGCTGAAAGAGCAAAGTTCATCTTGAAATTAGCTGACCTTATTGAAAAACATCAAGAAGAGCTGGCACAATTAGATACTTTGGACAATGGAAAGCCAATAAATGAAACACGGTCCGTCGATGTACCAGGTACGGTTGAAACGTTCCGGTATTTTGCTGGTTGGGCGACAAAGAATATGGGGCAAACAATTCCTGTTTCCGGTCCATTCTTAAACTATACTCGTCACGAACCAGTCGGAGTAGTAGGACAAATTATACCTTGGAACTACCCTATTAATATGGTTTCATGGAAAGTGGCTCCGGCTTTAGCTGCAGGCTGTACGGTTGTTTTGAAGCCCGCTGAACAAACTCCGTTATCGGCACTTTATTTTGCAGAACTTGTTGAAAAAGCAGGATTTCCTGCAGGAGTTGTTAACATTGTTCCTGGATTCGGTGCGAAAGCCGGTCATGCAATAGTGGATCACCCAGATGTAAATAAAGTTTCGTTTACTGGCTCGACGCCTATCGGGAAGCAAATAATGAAACAAGCCGCAGATTCAATGAAACGGTTGACGCTGGAGCTTGGGGGAAAGTCCCCTAATATCATACTCCCTGATGCTGACCTTTCAAAAGCGATTCCCGGAGTGTTCAACGGCATTATGTTCAACCAAGGAGAAGTTTGCAGTGCGGGGTCGAGAGTATACGTTCAGAAGGATCAATTCGATGAAGTCGTTTCCGGTATGGTTTCCCTAGCTGAAAACGTTAAGCTTGGAAATGGATTGGATACAGATACGACCATGGGGCCTCTTGTTTCAAAAAAACAGCAAGACCGCGTGTTTGAATTTATTAACATTGGTAAAGAAGAAGGAGCAAAAGCAGTAACAGGCGGAAGAAAATCGGATAAAGGTTTCTTTGTCGAGCCGACTATTTTTATTGATGTAGAAGAATATATGACGATTGCAAAAGAGGAAATCTTCGGACCAGTCGTCGTTGTCATGCCTTACGATACGGTGGAAGAAGTCATTGAACGCGCAAACAACTCTCCTTACGGTTTAGGTGCGGGTATCTGGACAGAGAACGTGAAAATGGCACATAAAGTTGCTAATCAATTAAAATCAGGAAATATTTGGATTAACTGCTATGATGTAATAGACCCTGCCTCTCCTTTCGGGGGATATAAACAGTCGGGATTTGGTAGAGATTTAAGTGCCTATGCTTTAGAAAGTTATACCGAGGTGAAGAGTGTTTGGGTAAATTTGGAATGAATATAGTTTGTGGTGAAATCACTATCAAACCGTATTTAAATATAGCTATTGATAAGAATAAAGATATAAAAGAAAACCAGTTTACAAATTTGTTTTTTGCTTAGGGATCTATATTTACAGTCATCGGTTTTTTAAAGGAAAAATCGCTTATTGCGAAGACCTATTATGACAACAAAGGCGCCGGAGCTTGTGGGATTCTGGCTCCGGCTTTATTTCATGAATGATATAGTGATGAACTGATCGAAAACACAGTTATTATTTTGGCAGCCAGCTGCTCATATACTCATCATCTTCTATAGCGTGTGCTTCTTTTACGATATACAGCGGACGGAATGTATCGACCATGATTGCTAATTCACGCGTTTCTTTTTTACCGATACTTGCTTCAATTTTACCTGGATGCGGACCATGAGGTAAGCCGCTTGGATGAAGGGTAATCGATCCGGTTTCGATGCCGCGGCGGCTCATGAAGTCTCCATCCACATAATATAGTACTTCATCACTTTCCACATTGCTGTGGACATAAGGAGCAGGGATGGCTTCTGGGTGATAGTCATACATACGTGGTACAAATGAACATACAACATAATTATGTGCTTCAAACGTCTGATGAACTGGCGGTGGCTGATGAACACGTCCGGTTATTGGTTCAAAATCATAAATGCTGAACGCATAAGGGAAGAGGTAACCATCCCATCCAACCGCATCAAGCGGATGAAAATCATACGTATAGGATGTGATCATGCCTTGTGCACGCACTCTGATTTCATATTCTCCTTTTTCATCTTTAGGCTCCAATTTTTCTGGTGTCCGGAAATCACGCTCACAATATGGTGAGTGCTCAAGAAGTTGGCCAAACTCATTACGATAGCGTTTTGGTGGTACAATTGATGAATTCGATTCAAGGATGAAAAAGCGAGCTTCTTCTGATTCCAGGGCTACGCGATACGTGGTGCCAATCGGAATGATGAGATAGTCACCTGGCCAAAAGCTTAGTTCACCGAAAATACTTTCGATTTTGCCTCTTCCTTCATGGACAAACAACATTTCATCACCCTCACCGTTTCGATAAAAGTAATCC
This window encodes:
- a CDS encoding aspartate aminotransferase family protein; the encoded protein is MVISKTESRIEKLIESDKKHYLHPTTVPKLFIENGPKIIFQEGNGIRVTDIKGDTYIDGASMLWNVNLGHGNKELAQASYDQMSTLAYSSSFYGYSNEKAVRLAEKVVSVAPGDLSAIFFTSGGSESNDTAFKLARFYWNLKGRPTKKKILSISRSYHGATVSAGTATGIDAFHSFAGSRDADMVRAKSHLTNCELGDKNDPNYEGCIRDVIEKEGAETIAALILEPIQGAGGVHVSPDGYLKAVKALCEENDILMISDEVICGFGRTGKMFGVDNWDVVPDIMSVAKGITSGYAQLGGVLVNKEIRDTIVQYDQILGHGFTYSGHPTACAVGLKTIEILERDNILDNVNKMEKELKKGFDYLTDKHRYFTKSRAVGLLAGFELQQDRDLDVPFAESVKPASFVVNQCFKHKLILRAADFEKGKDIVAIAPPLIINKQEISEMINIIDTAVTEFNKTIN
- a CDS encoding aldehyde dehydrogenase family protein, which produces MANQTLEISNKVSEFLKGKKKLYIDGKFVESCSSKTFETINPVTEEILATVYEAGEKDIDLAVKAARKAFDEGPWSKMSAAERAKFILKLADLIEKHQEELAQLDTLDNGKPINETRSVDVPGTVETFRYFAGWATKNMGQTIPVSGPFLNYTRHEPVGVVGQIIPWNYPINMVSWKVAPALAAGCTVVLKPAEQTPLSALYFAELVEKAGFPAGVVNIVPGFGAKAGHAIVDHPDVNKVSFTGSTPIGKQIMKQAADSMKRLTLELGGKSPNIILPDADLSKAIPGVFNGIMFNQGEVCSAGSRVYVQKDQFDEVVSGMVSLAENVKLGNGLDTDTTMGPLVSKKQQDRVFEFINIGKEEGAKAVTGGRKSDKGFFVEPTIFIDVEEYMTIAKEEIFGPVVVVMPYDTVEEVIERANNSPYGLGAGIWTENVKMAHKVANQLKSGNIWINCYDVIDPASPFGGYKQSGFGRDLSAYALESYTEVKSVWVNLE
- a CDS encoding homogentisate 1,2-dioxygenase, with protein sequence MTHYVKMGSIPHKRHTQFRQEDGSLYYEQLMGTKGFSSIQSLIYHINQPTQVKKAQKIRDVRYEYEEKDALKHRHFRTWNTEVGGDFLEARKIFMANDDVALGVARPNQQMDYFYRNGEGDEMLFVHEGRGKIESIFGELSFWPGDYLIIPIGTTYRVALESEEARFFILESNSSIVPPKRYRNEFGQLLEHSPYCERDFRTPEKLEPKDEKGEYEIRVRAQGMITSYTYDFHPLDAVGWDGYLFPYAFSIYDFEPITGRVHQPPPVHQTFEAHNYVVCSFVPRMYDYHPEAIPAPYVHSNVESDEVLYYVDGDFMSRRGIETGSITLHPSGLPHGPHPGKIEASIGKKETRELAIMVDTFRPLYIVKEAHAIEDDEYMSSWLPK